The DNA region GCAAACTTTATCGATTAATTATTAAGTCAAATGAATAAGTACTAATAAATGtctttaaatttaacttaAAAAAGCAAATTCTTTGCCATTGCGGTCGTCGcaattgtttaaacaaattgtatttgcACTCACGTCTGGTAATTTATTCTCTTGACTACTTTATTGTCTATTAGCAAGGGGAATTTTTCGTCGATTTTAGGAAGTACTCTTAATAGTTTCtactttttttaattttggcttgtatttttgtattttatttaaacttaCCTCATAGCCAAATGAGACTGCCATAATTGTGATGAGGGTGCCGAATAGGAACTCCAGCTTGCGTAGTCCGTACTTGTCCAGAAAGAGGAACGTGAACGTGTCAACAATGGTGATCAACACTCCGCCCCACAAAGGCACCCTACAAAGGGGGAATTCACCGGATGAGTAATGGATATTCCGACATTCAGCGCATTAGATTTGCTTACACTTTGTTGGACAGCAGGTATATGGCAATGGCCGTGCCAATGACCTCCTGCATGTCGGATCCTATAATGGCTATCTCTATCATGATCCAGAGTATCCAACGTGGCAGACGCTTGTACTGTCTGTAGCACATCTCGGCCAGATGCAAGCCTGTGACCACGCCCAGTCTGCCGGAAAGATATTAAACgcttataatataatttttttgcgAGTTGCTGAGACCCAATTACCTTGCAGCCAAGCGTTGCATGAGCAGACCTAGGACTGTGGCCCATAGCAAGACCCACAAGATCTTGTACTTGGCCGCCGCACCAGACTGCATATCGGATTCGATGTTACCGGGATCCAGATATGCAATGGACATAAGAAAACCGGGTCCGGTGAAGGCCCACAGCTTGCGAAAGCTGAAACCCACCTGCAGATCACCAGATATTAGATAATGATTGACTGAATTGGCTACTCAAGCAGGACTTACGTTTGTGCTATCATCGTCGGGTATGAGGACCTTCTCATCGCTGAAGTAGGCCTGCTTGGCGGCGGGTTTCAGGTAGGTCGTCTCGTTCAGTATCTGCTGGTGGTGCAGCTGGTTGCTCCGCTGACTACCTCCGGCGGATGCGCCAGACGATCCGCCCGATCCATCTCCACCGGCACCCGGCTCGTGGTAGGCCTCATTCGAAGACATGCTGCACAGAAGAGGCTTGGAGGTTAGAGTTAGACCGGACTTAATTCGAGTTTCCACATGCTGCTATGTGCATATATTCCTGTCCACTGCCCATCGACGACTACTCTAATCTGTATTTGTTGTGTGATTGTTTCACCTGGCATCGGCTTTTGAATCTcacaatttccatttaattgaGCATCTGCGTGTGATTCTAGCTCAATTAGCCTTATTATAGTGCACACAATAAACAACCGAATTGTGTACTATAATAAAGGTTTTTgcacaatatatgtatgtaccaaATAGAGTTTTATTTGGGGAATTTCACCATAATCAAGAGCAAAGTCAAGTAACACGTTTAATTTTTCCCGGAACGTGCGTGgcaaaacaagaaaaaaataaataaatagtttgaGAGGCTTTAGACCGGGGGAACTGATAACGCATTCATAATATCACTGAAATCCGCATTCTCTTTGGGTATGGGGGCACATAAGGAAATAAAACGAGACTGATGATTCATAAAGTCCAGTAATTGAAATGAATCTCCCAATTTACCAAGATATTCATGCTTACGTATTTATAGGATCGCACTTGCAGTCGTTTAGATATCTACATGTGGCTGGGCTGGTCGAAAACAAGACTACTTGAACATAATCACGAGACTATTGACCCGACCAGTGACCAGTGACCAGTGTATCGATGTGAAATTTCGGACTGTTTATTTGGTAAAAGCGATTACAAGTGCATTTCGAATGGGAGATGCCTGAGCAGTCTTGGCTGCTCTTCAAAACAACACGTTGGATGTAGAGCCAAGTGGCTCACCTTGACAAACGCGGCTGCCCCACTGAtgctacatacatatgtatgtatgtacatatctgCTATAAGGCTTTCCACATCGCTTCATTTTCATTGATGACTGACGGTTTGGAGCAAAGCAATACAAAGACAAAGAGCTCGAGAGCATCGTGCGATGTCTACTGTACATTATATGTGGCGTTTGGTCggtacatatacatatactattAGTAACCGAGTTGGCCAAATCAAGCCAATGGATCTCTAATCGCGGTGCAGTGGCTCAAACGAATCGAATGTGTAACGAGTCGACGGAGGGTGTCTAGTTCATtggaatacattttttgtgttACAGCCTGCTCTGTTTACCCAGTTGTACGGCAATACCCACGCCCCCAAAAGCGAAATTTTAGCCGATAACCGTATAATCAGCTACAGACATGTACGTGTTGCTCTGCTATTTTAGTGACCAAATGGACAGaggaaattataataattgataattaaaaaaaccGACAATTTTGGGCTAATTTCCACTGTGTCCAATTTAAGTGACACAAAGAAAACATGAGTTTATTAaaagaatacatatatattttaaactgCGTACCATTTTGCGCAGTCAGCGGgaataaacaatttatattgtatattgAAGCAGGCGAAACCAAACACTTGACAACAAAAAATTTCTAAATCCAGATAACAGTAATTTGAAAATAGAAGAGCAATACTTATCAGCACACATTGTTAATGCGtttgtttaaaaaatcaaaaacagtAATTATACGCTTTCCGCTTCCTAAAATAGTTTTTTCTATGTGAGTTTTCGCAGGcaataaaataagtaaattgCGTCTGGAAACCTACCCATTGTTAAGGGATTTTAAAGTGTGAAAGGCTTGTCAACAATTGCTTTCTGTTTACGGTTATTTACGGTTAAGAACTATACTACATCATTCTCGTCACCGGCTATTGAAGAATGGAGAGACGGAGAGTGCACCacgttgtttttgttattagCACACACCTGCGtgcgcactcacacacacacacacacacacacacacacacacacacacacacaaataaaatattgatggAGATGTAAATTATTGGGCAACTCAGGTTAAACAGCACTTCCTAACAGTTAATGGCTTACTTGCAAATGGGGGTTAACTAATTGGAGCCCTCGCCTTTATTATATCACACTCTCGGCACCTTTGGCAGCttataaatgcattttcctgcttttctCGCGAAGCAATTTACGAATTCCGTGACGTTGTACGGGCGAAACAAGAGTGATGGGAGCAGTAAAAGAAGCGAAGAAATTACGATGAAGCGGACTGTTTGGTTGCCAATTGCTGACTTAGTTAACGAAAATTGACGAGCGTGCAGGCAATTTGTGCTCAGCCGTGAGCGCAGCtctttgtttattaatttttctcACAATATTTGAGATTCTGCCACCAGCTGCTTTCTTTTGCACGCACACTCACTCGCCCATCACACGCACACTGTCTTTTCGTCTTTGCCCAATGTGGCAACATGCGGCCACTCTCTCTTCTTTGACTTGCCAAAATCTGGCAACACCCGACCCGAGTACTAACCTTATCGGCCAAACTGAAGTTTTAACTCTGAGCCCACGCGATCGAGTGACTATAGCATTTTGCGGTAGCccctatttatttaaaatatgccTCTCGCGTGCTGATAAGCGGCGAGTGAGAGAGCGTGTGAGCGTGAGAGAAAGactattggttttttttgaAGGCAGTATTTGTGATAAGGCTTGAGATTCGAAATCTTAAAGTGGCCAGATATACCGCCTAAGATTTAAACGTGCATTTGAAATACCGGTTTGCGCGTCATCGACCACCACAGGCTACCGTTAGATAGGTTATGCGATATGTTACCATGTAGTTGCATATCCATTAACGGACAATCATAAGTTAATATTCTCTACGTTATTGCCAACACGCACACTTTATCGTAATACCCGCCGCGCTAAGTTTAATTTATACATCAACTTTATCAGTCAAAACTTTGATTTCGTCTGACACTTTTTCCGATTACGATCCGTCGCCAATAATTGCGATAAATCTTATCAAGTCAAGTCGCCGCTTCTTCGGGATTGTCGCTCAAATTTACAACATGGCCGTACTTTCAGCTTATGTTCTTTAACTAATTAATCAGCAGCACAATGCAAAGTTCTCTTTCTTTGTTGAGCCCCCATAGGCACTCACATGCGCCATACCATGAATCATGCCAATACGCGGTTCATGTAACATTTTCTACTTGTCCAGATTACGATGCTTTCGGAAAGGGAAGATAAGAAACCCAATGCATTCAAGAAAGGCCTTGACAGTCCTACCTCAAGCTACCAAAGCCAGCAATTTGATATTTCTTGCCATATAGAAATTTGTCATTTCCTTAATATTCACAAACTAAAATGATTTCATAAGTTTCgttaagatttttaaattaagatAACAGACATTTCCGACTACGAAAAAAATCATACGAAACCACCAGTTCCACAAATATAAAGAAAACTcgttattaattaaatttattaattatgtgTTCTTTATCAAAAGAGCAGACTTTTTGTTGTGACTGTCTTCAACATAGGATCCGTCCTTAACATTGGATCAGACCATCCGACACGGGAAACTCTCGTAGACTTTATACAATTCAAAAAGACAAAAATCGTAACTTGACACAAATATCATCACTaatgttttaaatatgaaatgagCGATATCTGAAATAGCTTGGCATATTTTCTTGGTAAAATATATGTGTTAAATACAAAGAAtgtaaaatgcaataaatgatacatatattaaaaatggAATTCCTCGATTACTTTAAGTGCTAGCAtaacaaattacaataataattCAATCTCTAGCAGTTCGTTGCACATAATTTGGAGGGATAAGAGGGAAAACAATGGATGGGCTGGGTTAGTTGCGAATTGATTTACATGGTTTATAATCCAACATCAGTATTATCGTTTTCGTTAGTATGTAAAtacaatttgattttgttcTATCGTGAATTTCAATTGGAAGCCTTTATGAGTTCTGTCCCACCACCTGCACGTAGTTGGCTGGAAAGAGTCCGTAGCGGTTCTTGCACAATCCCCGCCACCACCCATCATCGATCTTCTCAATGTGGGTGATCACGTCATCTGGATCAAAAGATATCTCGTCGTCATCCGCCGCCTGGTAGTCGTACAGGGCAATGGCGTGGATTCCGGTGTCCTCCAGGTAGTCGGCCAAATTGTCTGAGTTCGCGTAGATTGCCTCCTCGGGTACGGTTGCTCCGCTACTCGGAGCGGCTGCCTCTGAAGCGGAACCATTCGTTGGGGGCAAGGGTGACACAGCCTTAATCTCGGCCTGGTTTTGGTAAAGTGGTTCTTCTTCAACTACTGGCTCTAGATCGGCTTGAGGTTGCGGCTCAGGTTGGACTTGGGCTTGCACTTCGGGTTGAGGCGTCGGCACGTTCACTGGTGATTGTGGCTCACTGCTGGGCGGCGTGGCCACGGTTTCCACCTCAATCTGGGGCACCACATCTGGTGGGGGAGCTGCAGCCTTGACCACTGGCGGAGTCTCCGGCTCACGAGCGGGGACAACTtccggagcaggagcagccacAGCTGGTGTTGCAGCTGCCGTTGGCTCCTCCTTTGCTTCTACTTTAACAGGCTGAGCCTTGGGAATGACAATGGGTTCCTTTCGTGCAGGAGGAGTTTCCGAAACAGGCGATTGCATCTGGTTGAATGCACTGATGGCATTGCCAATGCCGCCGGTACGACCTGTCTGGATGGCCGCCCTGCTGCCCTTTGGAGGCGTTACTTCCGTCGAGGAACGAGGGGTGTTTTCGGCCACAGTCTTCTTCGCCGCTTCCTCCCGATCCCGCTTGTCCTTGGCTTCACGCAGACGCTTCTGCTCCTCGGCCCGCTTCCGAGACTCCTCCTCGGAGTTTTTGGCCAGATTCTCGAACTTGGCGCGCAAATTGGAAGGCTTGGCACCTTCGATGACAGGCTTGACCTTGTGGTCCACCTGGCTAGCGTGCTTCTGCGGCGCCTCTTTGTGGTCCCATCCCACTGCGGACTTGTCCTTTCGGTCTTCCTGAACTCCAAACTTTCCGCCAAAGCCCTTGGAGTAATCTGATGtaacgagaataaataaataaagtaatcAGACACTCATACTGGAGTCTAGAAAGAACTCTGTTAACAacttaaaaattgtattttaagcAGCTCGGTTAGTTGACATACCCTTCTGGGACTCGTGCTTCTCCACCTTTTCGATGTGATCCCAGCCCACGGCCGATTTGTCTACCCGATCAGACTGCACTCCGAACTTGCCTCCGAAGCCGGTGGCGTAGTCCTTCTGGGAGGCGTGCTTCTCGACCTTCTCGACGTGGTCCCAGCCCACGGCAGACTTGTCCTTGCGATCCTCCTGCACACCGAACTTTCCCCCAAATCCATCGCTGTAGTCCTTCTGCGAGGCGTGCTTGCCCACCTTGCCCTGGTAGTCATGACCCACAGCCGACTTGTCCATACGGTCCTTCTCAACGCCAAACTTTCCGCCGTATCCGTATCCGGCGTTCTGATCCTTTAGCAGCTGCTTCTTCTTGTCCAGATCGGCCTGTTCCGTCTCCTCGCGCAGCTTGTCCATGCTAAAAGAAAGGGAACAATGAACCCGATACCCAGTTTCTCGAGAGTTTCGGATGACTCACTCGATGGTGCCTGCTGTGCGACCGCTGCCGTCGATAGTCTTTGATCCCCAGCGCTGCTCCTGCTCGCTGACATCGTTCACGAAGTCCGGATCCGTCTCCCAGTCGTCGTCCTCCGCGGAGGCGGCACTGGTGGCCTGAATCTGGTGACCGGCACTTGCCTTCCACATTCTTCTTACCGGTTTCTGGTCGCTGGCTACTCGCTTATCCTTATCTGCTGGGTACATAGATAAACACCAAGACGAGTGTGAGTAGTCGGGGCAGGTTTTCAGTTGCAGGGGCTCCGCTTCCGATTCGTGGCCCAGATAACAAGACACCAAACACCGAAGAAGGGAGGGGCCGACGAAGCCGGATCGGGAACAAGATGGCTCTGGCAGTCTGGGTGCATATATATACTCACATCCCGATGACTAACTCCAACTGCAAGAGGAACTGCTGATCTGTCGCCGCAAGTGATGTCTACAAATTTCTGGGAGGAGAAGGGTTAAACAATTGATTCATAAAGAGACCAACAAACGGGAAACTAACTGAACTAAATTACATTCGATACAATGGACGCATCGATAAGCTTCGAAAAGCCGATACATTGTTGTGCTGCTGAAGGAGCATGACAAAAGGTAATTGATGCGATTTTAGTGGCGCCACATTTAAATGCTTGAATTTATAAACGcggtttttaatttcatttgacaAGTCGATCCACCGATACATTTTGGTCAATGGGCAGCCGTAAGTGCTCCGACAGAAGCTATTTGATGTGATACTAAGTGGCGCCGAATACTCCGTTAATATTTATCAaggttgtttttgtttaatacGTTAATGATGAGCACAATCTTAACATCGATATATCGATAGTTTATTGGGTATTCAGATATACGAAGtactttaatattttgttttatataccAAATAGTTCTGATAGGGCAGGTTATGTATCACATCAAGACTTACAATAATGTACTCGAACCTACACCGGATTCCATAAAACTAGTCTTAATGACCTAATGACTGgcacattaaaaattattaatgcGCCTATTTTAGAAGTAATTGGAAATTTAGTTGACTGTGTCGTATTGCACATTCATAACCTCCACGTCTGATTATTGAAATCAAAGGTTACGTTTCAAAATTTAAAGCGTAATCAgaacttatttaattttcccAATGTCGTCATTATCACaacgcatatacatatgtatctgcaAATATCGTGCTTTCGTCATAGTTTATGTCTCAGCAGCTTCCAACGGCTATGATTCATGCATCTCGTAACTCCGCTATCCCCCAATGTTTCCTAAAACATGGGGCCAACTTGGGGCTACGGTATTTTCGAGTGGAACCAGTTCTTTTGGATCCCAATCGCCGGTTTGAGAGCGCGAGAGCTGAGAGAGCGCGAGTATAAAAGCGAAACGCGGAGCGCAAATAGCTATAGTATTTATTCACATCGCATTCGCATCGCATCGCTTGCAGTTCGCATCGTCAGACTTGTACGTTGAAAATCGAATATCATTGGTAAATCGAAAGGAATTTGTAGATAAAACCCATTGTTTACTCTTGCTGTGTCAGAAATCGCAAAGTCAAGCGGAAATTCAGTCGGAAAAGTGAGAAAAGAAAGTGTGTGCACAGCACTCCAAGGCAATTTTCACCAGTGCCATTTGTAGAATTTTGTAGAATTCTGGGTGCGGCATCGCGAGAATTCTCCATTAATTCAGAATCTTGCTTCTCTATTTACTTTGAAGTTCTACCAGCGATTTCAATAATAAAAGCGTCGGGTGGGAGAAACATTCAGAATCCAAAGATGACATCATCAAACTCAAAAGCCCAAGCTTTTTTCGTTCGCCGTTTTCTCTCGCGACGCGTGTGACTTTGACTTTTCTCATCTCCGACTAATCTAAGTAAACTGTTGTTCTTTTCTATTCTTTACTTTCCCATTTTACTTGGGAATGAGCGATAGCGGAATGCCGCGAAATTTCTGTATCCCCCGGTTCCCTGCTTAATTTAGTAATTCAATCAACTTCAATTGCCCGACAGGTTCTTCAAACTACAGTAAGGCGCAAGTATGAGCGCCAGCATTACTCACCGGAATCGGATGTGGCCACATTCCACTGtccataaaatatacatttgtaGTATTGTATCTAGTACTCGGGGCTGGGCAATTATACTACAATAGGTGTGTCATCAAGGTTTATTACCGAGTAACGTGCTCATTGCACTTGTAAAACATTGCTCAATTTCGAGGTACAGTCCATCGAGGTCTCCAAAAGAGGGTTCAACTGCCAAAGCTTTTGTTTATGAAGTTGTTCACACTTCGTCACGAGCTATTCCAGTTTTTGCAGTCTAATTTCTAATATCTCTGCTTTCAAGTCGTGCTCAGTGCTTCCAATTGACGTCACAAATCTAATGAATCACTGAGCGCTGTAACCTCAAAGTATCACCAGGCATGACTGTGAGATGGCTATTTCAAGAGCATCATCACCAGATACGCATCTATCTTTTATCTATCGTATTTCCAGTCCCCCCCAACCACTTCCATGGAACAAGAGAAGTACAATTAGGTTGTTTCCAAACACAGATGTCTCACTAGAAATGGAGAAACATTGAGGTCGGAGAACTATCCCGGAGAACTCCAATCGATATTTAAAAAGTCCAACAAATGATTTTTCTTCATTATTCCCAACTTGcgtttataatttattaaggGAATATAAGGAAAAtcctatatatgtacatatgtatactcAAGAACTCGAAAAACACTAGAATTTTTAGTTTGGTTGTACGCCATACGCACTAGTATAGAACCGGTTCCAACGTTGgccaaaacattttgtttgtttatagCTCGACTGCAGAGGCGTTTGTagttgtttctttttattcgttttattttcttgtggCTTGGCGTCGCCACGTCAAGTCTTTTATAATGCTTTTTTCGGCTGTCTTTTGTTGACTTTCTACTTTGGCGGCAGCATATTTTGTGGTTACCAATTCGCCAGCGATCAAAAATCTCAATCAATTTATCATTACTTATCGTTGGGTAGTTGGCCCTATTGATTTTCGGGATTATGTGGCTAGTCCCCAAAGATAGTGTTCCACTTGACAACTGA from Drosophila santomea strain STO CAGO 1482 chromosome 3R, Prin_Dsan_1.1, whole genome shotgun sequence includes:
- the LOC120450796 gene encoding hematopoietic lineage cell-specific protein, whose translation is MWKASAGHQIQATSAASAEDDDWETDPDFVNDVSEQEQRWGSKTIDGSGRTAGTIDMDKLREETEQADLDKKKQLLKDQNAGYGYGGKFGVEKDRMDKSAVGHDYQGKVGKHASQKDYSDGFGGKFGVQEDRKDKSAVGWDHVEKVEKHASQKDYATGFGGKFGVQSDRVDKSAVGWDHIEKVEKHESQKDYSKGFGGKFGVQEDRKDKSAVGWDHKEAPQKHASQVDHKVKPVIEGAKPSNLRAKFENLAKNSEEESRKRAEEQKRLREAKDKRDREEAAKKTVAENTPRSSTEVTPPKGSRAAIQTGRTGGIGNAISAFNQMQSPVSETPPARKEPIVIPKAQPVKVEAKEEPTAAATPAVAAPAPEVVPAREPETPPVVKAAAPPPDVVPQIEVETVATPPSSEPQSPVNVPTPQPEVQAQVQPEPQPQADLEPVVEEEPLYQNQAEIKAVSPLPPTNGSASEAAAPSSGATVPEEAIYANSDNLADYLEDTGIHAIALYDYQAADDDEISFDPDDVITHIEKIDDGWWRGLCKNRYGLFPANYVQVVGQNS